The window CCGGGTTCGAGCAGGCCTTGTATGATTTTGCGCATGATCACGCGCCGCTCTATGGCATGATTGCCGTCATCATCGCGCTCCTGTCAGGATGGGGCGCGGCAGAAGTCTTCCGCCGCAGATAGGAATACCGACCATGCTCAGACAGCTCAGCGAAGCGCCCGGCACCCCGCTTCTTCTCGGATTTGCCGGTCTGGTGCCGTTCTTCGCCGGCGCATTCGGCATCGCGCTGGGCGGCCAGGCAGGGCTGCAGGCCGCAAACTTCCTGCCGATTTATGCGGCTGTCGTGCTGTCCTTCCTGGCGGGCGGGCGCTGGACCACCGAGATCGTGCTGCGCGCCGATGCGCCGCGCACCGGCGTTTTGCTGCTGGCTGTGCTGCTCTCGCTGTCGGGCTGGTTTGCGGTGCTCCTGCAGGTCTGGAACCGGCCTGACCTGCCCTTTGATACCGAGCTGGCCGGATGGGGCATTCTGATTGCCGGTTTCGTCATCCAGTATCTGTGGGACCGCGGCGCGGTGCGCGGCGGCACCCTGCCACGCTGGTATCTGCCCTTGCGGCTGGTGCTGACGCTGGGCGCGGTGATCGGGCTTGGCGCAGCGCTGGCCATACGGGCGATGTAGGGGCAACACACATCGCGTTTCACCGGCGCAAGCCGGTGCCCAGTCTCTTTTTTGTTCCGCAACGCATCCACGTTGCGATGTTCCGCGAAAAGTCGCGGGCGGCCGGTCGGCCTTGCGGCCCCTGATGGGGCCGTCCTGGCTCCCCGGCGCGCAGCGCCGCAAGCGCGAACGCGCGCCCGAGCTAATGCGAGG is drawn from Glycocaulis alkaliphilus and contains these coding sequences:
- a CDS encoding DUF3429 domain-containing protein; this encodes MLRQLSEAPGTPLLLGFAGLVPFFAGAFGIALGGQAGLQAANFLPIYAAVVLSFLAGGRWTTEIVLRADAPRTGVLLLAVLLSLSGWFAVLLQVWNRPDLPFDTELAGWGILIAGFVIQYLWDRGAVRGGTLPRWYLPLRLVLTLGAVIGLGAALAIRAM